DNA sequence from the Halorussus limi genome:
GGCGACCCCTGACTCTGTTCGGAGGACATGCTCGATGCGCTGCTCCGAGCGGTGCCCGCCCAGCGGTTCATGTTGTTGGCGATGTAGTCCTTGCTCCCCCATCCGAAGCCGACGCCGATGGCGAGCGCGAGACCCGCTGCGAGTCCCCACGCCATCGCCTGCGCGAAGATGTAGAGCAACTGCACGTCGATGCCCATCGTGTCGAGTCCGATGACGACCGCGGTGAAGTACAGGAACATCCGGACGCCCGTCGCGAAGTACCGGGTGTACGCCGACTGGGTCGCTGCCCGGGTCCGAGTGATGGCGTCGCCGATGAAGTCCGAGACGATGAACCCGCCGATGATGACCAGCAGTCCGGCGATGAACGCCGGCAAGTACGACACTGCGGTCGCGATCCACTCGGACAGAATCGGGATGGCGAGCGTGTTCGCCGCCGCGAGGATGGCCAGCGCGTAGACGAACCACGCCGTCACCGACCCGAGGAAGTTCGACAGCGCGTCGGGCGAGTCGCCCATCATCCGGCCGAGGGGCGTGCCCTTCGCACTCCTGTCGAGTCCGGCCTTGTCGGCGACTGTCGAGATGACGCCGCCGAGTACTTTGCCGACTATCCATCCGATGAGCAGGATGACGATAGCGCCGATGAGTCGCGGGAGCGCCGCGATTATCTCCGAGAGGGCGTTGCCGAGCCAACCCGGAAGGTTTCCGAACAGTTCTCCACCGTCCGCCTGAAGCAGCACGTTTGGTACGTTCATAGGTTCTCGCCGGATGAACTCCGGCAACAGGAACTTCGCGATTGTCGTAGTTTGTTCTTGGCCGCATACCGAGTCGCGGATTTCGGCGGTGTCGCGCCGGTTTTCGGAACTCGAACGCCGGGAGAGTTCGGTCGTGTCGGGAACGTGTCCGTTCGCCCGAGCGAGCGTGAACGGTACTGAAACGAGACGGAACTAACGCGAGGACGACACGACGACGGAATAAACCGGACAGAGGGGTTTCGCTACTCGGAGAATCGGACGGCGGGGAGAGCGCCGACGCTCGTCCGCGTCGCCGACCGACTTCTCGGATTTCCGGGTGCTATTCGGGACGCGCTGGCCGCGCCGAGGCGCCGGCGGACCGCCGGGGAACGTGTCCCGCACGTGGGAGGTGAAACGAACGTTTTCTACCGACGACAGGTGAGCGATTCCATCGCTCTGGCGGGAGCTACCGTGCGAGACTCGTCACGCTCGCGGTTTCCAGCAGGAGCCAGCAGACGAACGCGGCGTCTTCGAGCCAGACGCTTCCCCTTCTGATGGCGGCGGTCGAGACGACGGCGACGACGAGCGAGGGACCGAGAGACACGACGGAAGCGGAAACGCCGGCGGACGGGTCGGTTGGGGGTCCGTCCGGCGACGAGTGCGACCAAAAACGTTAACTCCGTATTGAGACATTTGTCTGATATGTTCAGTAGTTCGGTCAGCGGTGTGGTTGACGCGGTACGAGAGTTGGACGACGTACCCGGCATCTCGCTGGTCGCTCTCGCGCTCGCGTTCCTCACCGTCGGATACGCCGGCGGGAGCGTGCTCGCCGGCGAACCGGTCGAATCGCAGGCGTGGCTGGTCGCGACCGTCCTCCCCTGTCTGGTGGCGGTGCTTGCGTTGCACTCGGACGAGGCGTAGCTGACCGGTCACAACCGTGAAGCGAACTGCTACGGCGGGTGGTCAGCAGGCTAATCCGTCGCGCTTTTGCCCGCGTAGCCGAAAGGCACGCACAAGCGAATGGCCCGGTATCACATCGAAACCTACGGTTGTACGTCGAACCGGGGCGAGAGCCGCCAGATAGAGCGGCGGCTCCGCGACGCGGGCCATCACCGCGTCGAGGGTGCCGAGGAGGCCGACGTGGCCATCCTCAACACCTGCACGGTCGTCGAGAAGACCGAGCGAAACATGCTCCGGCGGGCCGAGGAGTTGGGCGACGAGACCGCGGACCTCATCGTCACGGGTTGCATGGCGCTCGCGCAGGGCGAGGAGTTCCGCGACGCCGACGTGGACGCCGACGTTATCCACTGGGACGAGGTTCCCGAGGCGGTCACGAACGGCGAGTGTCCGACGACGACGCCCGACGCCGAGCCGATTCTCGACGGCGTCATCGGCATCCTCCCCATCGCTCGCGGCTGTATGTCCGACTGCTCGTACTGCATCACGAAGAAGGCGACCGGCAAAATCGACTCGCCGCCGGTTGAGGAGAACGTCGAGAAAGCCCGCGCGCTGGTCCACGCGG
Encoded proteins:
- a CDS encoding mechanosensitive ion channel family protein; the encoded protein is MNVPNVLLQADGGELFGNLPGWLGNALSEIIAALPRLIGAIVILLIGWIVGKVLGGVISTVADKAGLDRSAKGTPLGRMMGDSPDALSNFLGSVTAWFVYALAILAAANTLAIPILSEWIATAVSYLPAFIAGLLVIIGGFIVSDFIGDAITRTRAATQSAYTRYFATGVRMFLYFTAVVIGLDTMGIDVQLLYIFAQAMAWGLAAGLALAIGVGFGWGSKDYIANNMNRWAGTARSSASSMSSEQSQGSPSGDDD